From the genome of Anaerolineae bacterium:
CGACGGACATGAAAGGCCAAGTCATAGCCTCCCTCAAGGCCGCCGAGGCAGCCATGCACGGCGGCCTACCCATCAACCTGAAATTCCTCATTGAGGGCGAGGAAGAGGTTGGTTCGCCCAACTTGGCCCCCTTCATCGCCGGGCACAAAGACCTGCTGGCCTGCGACTTCTGCCTCAACCCCGACGCCGGGATGATCGCGCCGGATTTGCCCACCATCACCTACGCCTTGCGCGGGCTGGCCTACTTTGAGTTGCGGGTCTACGGCCCCAAGCAGGACCTGCACTCCGGCATCTACGGCGGCGTGGTGCACAACCCGGCCCAGGCCTTAGCCGAACTCATCGCCGGCATGCACGACGAACAGGGCCGCGTGACCCTGCCCGGCTTTTACGACAAAGTGCGCCCACTGGATGACGAAGAACGGGCCGAATTGGCCCGCCTGCCCATGGACGAGGCCTTCTACTTAGCACAGACGGGGGCGCCCGCCCTGTGGGGCGAGGCCGGCTACACCCCTGTGGAGCGGGTCGGTGCCCGGCCCACTTTGGAGGTCAACGGCTTGTACAGCGGCTTCATCGGCGAGGGGGCCAAGACGGTGCTCCCGGCTTACGCCATGGCCAAGATTTCCTGCCGCCTGGTGCCCGACCAGGACCCCGACGAAGTGGCCGCCCAGATGCGGGCCTACTTGGAGCAGCACGCCCCACCCACCATCCGCTGGGAGTTGGAGGTGATGCACGGCGGCCCGGCCTCCATTACCGACCGCAAATCGCCCTGGGTGCAAGCGCTGGCCCAGGCCATGGAGCAGGTGTGGGGCGTGCGACCGGCCTACAAACGCGAAGGGGGCAGCATCCCCGTGGTGGCGCAGATTCAGGAAATTTTGGGCAAGGACTCTGTGCTCACTGGTTTTGGCCTGCCCGATGGTAACCTCCACGCCCCCAACGAAAACCTCCACCTGCCTACCTGGCGCAAAGGGATCATGGCCCTGGTGCACTTCTTCTATAACCTGGCCGACTAAGCCCGGGTTATGCCCGTTTGAGGATGCGAAGCGCCTAAGCGCCTGCTTTCTACCCCAACCTCACCAATCTGGGCTATAATAGTCAGGACTGGCGCTGAGACTCGGATGCGCATAAGGCACAGCAAAAGCCCCGTGTCATGGCGAGGCCCCAAAGGGGCCGTAGCCATCCTCCCGGCTGGCAGGCGAAAGGGCTTGTAGAGCACAAACCTTGGCCCTGGGGATGACTTCCCCTGAGAGCGAAAGCCCCCAAGGGGCGCGGCGGCCAGGGCATGGCGCACCTGCCATCGGATGGCGTCCTTCCTCCACCGTGTTCAAACCGCGGGCGAATTTTTTCACACAAGGAGCGACTTATGGCCAGCGTGACCTATGACCATGTGACCAAACGCTTTGGGGAAGTCGTGGCCCTCAATGATCTCACCCTCCAGATCAACGACAAAGAGTTTCTGGTTCTGGTCGGCCCCTCGGGATGCGGGAAGACCACGGCTCTACGCTGCCTGGCCGGGCTGGAGGAAGTCACCGAAGGGCGCATCTTGATCGACGGCCAGGTGGTCAACGATGTGCCGCCCAAAGACCGCGACATCGCCATGGTCTTCCAGTCCTACGCCCTCTACCCCCACATGACCGTGTTCGACAACATGGCTTTCGGCCTCAAACTGCGCAAGGTGCCCAAAGATGAAATCAAGCGCCGCGTGTACGAGGCCGCGGAAATCCTGGACATCGTCCACCTGCTGGACCGCAAGCCGCGTCAACTCTCCGGTGGCCAACGCCAGCGGGTCGCCGTGGGACGGGCCATTGTGCGCAACCCCAAGGTGTTCCTCTTTGACGAACCCCTCTCCAACCTGGACGCCAAACTGCGCGTACAAACCCGGGCGGAACTCTCCAAACTCCACAAGCGCCTCCAAACCACCTTCATCTATGTGACCCACGACCAGGTCGAGGCTATGACCATGGCCGACCGCATCGCCGTGATGCACCAGGGCGTGTTACAACAGGTGGACACGCCGCAGAACCTCTACGATCATCCGGCCAACATGTTCGTGGCGGGCTTCATTGGGTCGCCGGCGATGAACTTCTTCCGCGGCACGTTGCGGCAAAGCGAAGGGCATTTCTATGTGGACACAGGCGCCTTCTCCGTCCAGGTGCCTGACGAGCGCAAGGAAGCCTACCAGAGTTATCTCAACCGCTCCGTGATCCTGGGGGTACGGCCAGAGCACATCCACGACCCCAAATACGCCCCGCCGGGCATCTTGGGGCAGCCTGTCGAGGGCAGGGTGGAAGTCACCGAATTGATGGGCAACGAAATTTTCGTTTACCTGCACGCCGGAGATTACTCCTTCATCGCCCGTGTGGATCCCCGCTCCACCTACCGCATGGGCGAAAAAGGCCAGGTGGTTTTCGACATGAGTCAGATGCATCTCTTCGATCCGGAGACAGAAAAAGCCATCCCTTTCCAACGAGTCGCCCAACCGGCGTAACCTAGCCCGCTGATCGCCTCGCCCCGGGGCATCTCTCCCCCGGGGGTTTTTCACGCCCGCCAAGGAGGTGAACATGCCTGCGAAATATCTGAAACCCCTGTTACAACCCAACGGCAGCAAAATCGTCCTGCTGGTCCTGGACGGGCTGGGGGGGCTCCCCTTGCGTCCCGGCGGCGTCACCGAACTGGAATACGCCCACACCCCCCATCTGGACCGTTTGGCCGTCGAGGGGACTTTGGGGCAAACCATCCCGATTGCGCCGGGCATTATCCCCGGTTCGGGGCCGGCCCACCTGGCCCTCTTTGGCTACGATCCGCTCCACCACCCCGTGGGCCGCGGCGTGCTCTCGGCGTTGGGTGTGGGCCTTGATGTCCGGCCCGGCGATGTGGCCGCCCGCGGCAACTTCTGCACCCTGGATGCTGACGGGAACATCGTGGACCGCCGCGCCGGGCGCATCCCCAGCGAAGAGGCCGCCCCCTTAATGGAACGCCTGGCCCAAATCACCCTCCCCGGGGTCGAGGTCACCGTCAAACAAGTCAAGGAGTACCGCTTCGTCATCCGTCTGCGGGGCGACGGCCTCTCCCCCGCCCTGGCCGACACCGACCCCCAACGCACGGGCGTGCCCCCTCTACCCGTCCGTCCCACCGAGGACACCCCAGAAGCGAAACGCACCGCCGACCTGCTCAACCAGTGGCTTGCCAGGGCTCGCGAAGTCCTGGCCGACCACCCCAGGGCCAACGGCGTCACCCTGCGCGGCTTCGCCACCAACCCTCAACTGCCCGATTTCGGAGCCGCTTATGGCCTCAAGCCGGCCTGCGTGGCCGTGTATCCCATGTATCGCGGCGTGGCCAAACTGGTCGGCATGGAGGTCATCACCGACCTGGAAGGCGATACCCCGGCCGATGAATTCCGCACCGTGGCCCGCTACTGGGACGATTACGACTTCTTCTTCGTGCACATCAAGAAGACCGACTCGAAGGGCGAGGACGGCGACTTCAAGGGCAAGGCCCATGTCATCGAGCAGGTGGATCAGGCGCTCCCCCTGCTGCTCGACCTCAAACCTGATGTGCTCATCGTGACCGGCGACCACTCCACCCCGGCCAAGTGGCGCAGCCACTCCTGGCATCCGGTGCCCACCCTGCTCTGGGCGCCCCTCACCGCCCGGCCGGACGCCCAAACCGAATACGGCGAGACGGCCTGCGCCCAGGGCGGCCTGGGCACCTTCCTGGCCAAGGAGATCATGCCCTTAGCCCTGGCCCATGCCGGGAGGCTGACCAAGTTCGGGGCGTAAGGCCCCTCCCCAGGCAAAAAGGCCATCCCCGCCGGGATGGCCTTTTTCCTTTCCCGACCGCGCCGGTTGTGGGGCCCTGGACGGTGAGCGACTTGCGCACCCTCCCTCAGGGGGAAGCCGCGAGGCTCAATCGGAGAGCGAAACCGGTAAGGTCACTTTCCAGGTCCGGCGATCCTGCCACAAGAACACCGCTGCCGCAGCCAACCCCAACACCAGCGCCGCCATCCAAGGCGAGGCGGGGTGAACGCGGTCGCTCAGCCAGCCGCCCACGGGCGTGACCAGCCCCGAAGCCAGGTTCCACACCAGACCCAGGGCCGCCATGTAGCGCCCCCGACGGTCGGGCGGCGCCAGGTTGGCCACATAGGCCGACGCCGTGGGCACCAGCAGCATTTCCCCCAAAGTGACCATCACCATGCTCAGCCAAAAGTGCCCAAAGGTGCGCCCCAGGGCCATGCTCCCGATGCCCAGGCCGTACAGAGTGGCCCCGGCGGCCATCACCCGCAAACTGGAAAACCGCTCCACTCGCCGGGTGACGGCAAATTGAAACAGCACCACCAAGGTTGCGTTGGTGGTGGCCAGCCAGCCAAACCGGCTTTCGGGGATGCCGAAGCGGGTCTTGAGATACAGGCTGAGGAAAATCCACATCAACGCGGCGGCCATCACCGCCAACAGGTAGGCCAGGAGTATCCCCCGCAAGGCGTGGTCGGCGGCCACCTGAAGATACTCCAGCGCCGCGCGGCGCACGGCGTCCCAGGCCAGGCGCCCCTGCCCGGGCAGGGTTTCGCGGGCGGCGAACAGGAGCAGCAAGGCGTAGATGACGAAGCCCCCGGCCGCTGCGTAGAACGCCAGGCGATACGACGCCGCCGCCAGAAAGCCCCCTATCGCCGGGCCCACAGCCACGCCCAGGTTGTTGGCCATGCGCAACAGAGCGTAGGCTTCGGGGCGGCGCTCGGGGGTGACCAGATCGGCCAGCATGGCGTCGCCGCCCACGCGATAGAGAGGCGAGAACAACCCCCACAGCGCCATGAGGAGCGCAAAGGCCCACCAGGAGGCGGCCCACCCCAGCGCCAGATACACGCCCCTGCCCCCAGCAGGCTGATGACCAACACCCCCTTGCGCCCCCAGGTATCCACTACCGGCCCGGCTAGCAAAGCGGCCAGCAGCCCCATGACCGCGTTGATGGTAAACAGGCTGCCCACCTGGGCCAACGGAGCGTTCAGGCGCTCAGAGGCGTAAATCAGCAAATATGGCCAGAGCATGCTGGCCCCTAAGGTGGCCAGCAGCATCCCGACGAACATGAGCCAGAATTGAGGCGGGTAGTTGCGCATGGTGGTGGATTGGTTGACTGGTTACTTGGTGGCGTTGGGAAGAGCGGCCTGGGGCAGGCAGGCAAAAACCCCGGCCAGGCGCTCCGCCCACCGGGGTCATTCTTGTTGGAGGGATGAGGGGCTACAGTCGCTCGGCCACCCAGTCGGGGATCGCCGCCAGGGCTTCGTCCAGGCGGGCGGGGTCTTTGCCCCCAGCCTGGGCCAGGGTAGGCTTGCCGCCGCCCCCGCCACCGACGAACCGGGCCACAAAGCGCGCCAGTTCGTCGGCCCGCAGGCCGCGCTTCACCAGATCGGCGCTGACCGCCGTCACGATGAGCGGTCGGCCGCCTTTGGCCGAGGCCAGCACGGCCACGCCGGTGGGATGCTTCTGGCGGAAGCGGTCGGCCATGCGACGCAGGGTGTCGGCGTCGGCCTGGGGCAGCAAGGCGGTGAGCACGGGCACGCCCTTTACCTGGGGCGGGTTGCTCAGATGCGCCTCGAAGGCTCCGGCCGCCAGCCGATCCCGCAGGGAGGCGGCCTCTTTGCGGGCCGCGGCCAATTCCTCTTGCAGCGCCTCCACCCTGGAGGGCACCTGTTCCACCGGCGCTTTCAGGCGCTCGGCGGCCTCGTCCAGCAGGTCCAGGCGGTGGCGGGCGAAGGCGTAGGCCCCGCGCCCGGTCACGGCCTCGATGCGGCGCACATTGGCCGCGGCGCTGCTCTCGCTGACGATGAAGAAAGCGCCGATGTCGGCGGTGCGGCTGAGGTGCGTGCCGCCGCACAGTTCGCGGGAGATGGGCTCCTCGCCGCCGATGGTGATGGTGCGCACCACCTCGCCGTACTTCTCGCCGAAGAGAGCCACGGCCCCCTCGGCAAAGGCTTCTTCCCGCTTCTTGTAGGTGGCCGTCACTGGGTAGTCGGCGGCGATGGCGTCGTTGACCCACTGCTCGATGCGACGCAACTGCTCGCGGGTCAGCGGCTCGGGATGGTTGAAGTCGAAGCGCAGGCGGTCAGGGGCCACTAAGGAGCCCGCCTGGGTGGCGTGCTCGCCCAGGATGCTGCGCAAGGCGGCGTGCAGCAGGTGGGTGGCCGTGTGGTTGCGCATGATGTCCTTGCGCCGGGCGGCGTCCACGGCAGCGATGGCCCGGTCGCCCACCCTGGGCTCACCCCGGACCACCTCGCCGATGTGGACGATAAGCCCGGCCACCGGGCGACGGGTGTCGGTGACCCGGACCTCCCAGCGCGGCTCGGCCACCGAGACAATGGTGCCGGTGTCGGACACCTGACCGCCGGACTCCACATAAAAGGCGGTCTCGGGCAGCACCACGGCCACCGTGTCGCCGGGCGCGGCTTTTTCCACCGGGCGGCGGTCCTTCACCAGGGCCAGCACCTCGCCCTCGGTTTCCAGCCCGCCGTAGGGGTCGTGTTTCACCCCTTTGGTTGGCAGTTTCCCATGAGCCTGGAGTTCGGCCAACAAGTTCCGGTAAAGGTGCACATCCTCTTCCATCAGCGGGCCAAAAGCCTTGCCCTTGCCCGAAGCCAGGCGGTGTTCCTCCATGGCGCGGTGGAAACCGGCATCGTCCACCTCCAGGCCCTGCTCCCGGGCCACATCGCGGGTGATTTCCATGGGCAGGCCATAGGTGGCGTAGAGGCGGAAGGCGCTCTCGCCGTCGAGGACGCGCTGGCCTTGCGCTTTGAGGTCGCGCAACAGGCCCTCGAGATGGGCCAAACCGCTTTCCACGGTGCGGGCGAAGCGTTCCTCTTCGCGGGTGATGGTGTTGAGGATGACCTCGCGTCGCTCGACCACCACCGGATAGACCTGACCAAACCGCTCGATGACCGTCGCGGCCACCTGGGCTATGAAGGGCCGGGTGAAGCCGATTTTGGCCCCGAAGCGGGCCGCGCGGCGGATGATCATGCGGCAGACATAGTTGCGGCCCTCGTTGCCCGGCACCACGCCGTCGCCGATGAGGAAGGTGGCCGCGCGGGTGTGGTCGGCCACCACGCGGTAGGCCACCAGGTGCTCGGCCCGCTGGGCGGCGGTGTGGCCGGCCAGTTGCTGGATGCGGTCCATGATGGGGGTGAACAGGTCGGTGTCATAGGAATTGTCCACCCCCTGCAGGATCATGGTGATCCGTTCGAGGCCCATGCCGGTATCCACGCCCGTGGCGGGGAGGGGGGTACGGGTGCCGTCCGGGGCCTGGTTGAACTGCATGAAGACCAGGTTCCAGATTTCCAAAAACCGGTCTTCAGGGTTGTCGTCCAGATGGCGAACAAGGTCCTCCCCCTGGGGCTGGCCGCGTTCGGGGAAAAAGTCGTAGTGGATTTCCGAGGTGGGGCCGCAGGGGCCGACATCGGCCATCTGCCAGAAGTTGGTCTTGTCGCCCATACGGGCCACCCGTTCCGGGGGCACGCCCACCTCATCCACCCAGATCTGGAAGGCTTCGTCGTCGGAGTGGTGGACGGTGAAATACAGGCGCTCGGGGTCGAGGCTGTACACTTCGGTGAGCAGTTCGTAGGCCCAGGTGATGGCCTCGCGCTTGAAATAGTCGCCGAAGGAGAAGTTGCCCAGCATCTCGAAAAAGGTGTGATGGCGGGGGCTGGGGCCGACATTTTCCAGGTCGTTATGCTTGCCCGAGACGCGCATACAACGCTGCACCGTGGTGGCGCGGGTGTAGGGGCGCTTGTCCAGGCCAAGGAACACATCCTTGAACTGAACCATCCCGGCGTTGGTGAAGAGCAGCGTCTGGTCGCCGCCGGGCACCAAGGAAGAGGAGGGCACGATGGTATGCCCCTTGGATTCGAAGAACTTGAGGAAGGTCGCGCGGATTTGGTCGCCAGTGAGTTTGCCTTTGGCCATGGGGAACCTCGGAGTTGAGATGGGGTGAGAAAGAATGTCCAAATTATACCCCAAGCCCTCCGGAGGGATGGTATAATTGCCCCGCAAGGGCATGTGGCGGAAGTGGCAGACGCGCCAGACTTAGGATCTGGTGCCGCTGAGGCGTGTGGGTTCAAGTCCCACCATGCCCATCCTGGGCAGGCCCGGCTTGTGTCGGCCGGGCGCCTGTTTGTGTTAACGAAGCGTGATATAATGGCCGCGCTATCCAAATCATCTTACCAGCGAGGGAGAGCCTTGAAAGTCACAACGGAAATTCGCGAAGACCATCAGGCGCATTTGACGCTGACCTTTGAGGCCAGCGAATTCGAGCGCGCCAAGCGCCGCGCGGCGCGAACCCTTAGCCGCAAAGTCAAGATTCCCGGCTTCCGCCCTGGCAAGGCGCCCTACGAGGTGGTGGTGCGCTATCTCGGCGAGGCCGAGGTCATTGAGGAAGCCGTGGACGCGTTGCTTCAGGAATACTACCTCAAGGCCCTGGACGAAGTCAGCCTCACCCCTTACGCCCCCGGTGAACTGGAAGAGGTGATCTTGGAAGGGACCCCCGTGATCAAGGTGCGGGTGCCCCTGGCGCCCGAGGTGGAGTTGGGCAATTTCGAGGACTTGCGCCTGCCCTACGAGCCCGAGCCGGTCACCGAGGAAGAAGTGGACCAGGCACTGGAAAGCCTACGCGAGATGCACGCGGTTATCGAGCCGGTGGACCGCCCAGTGAAGATAGGCGACTTGGTGTACATCACCATCCGTGGACAGGGTCAGCGCCCTCCCAAGGAAGGCGAGGAAGAACCCGAGGAGATTACCCTTCCCGCGCGGCAGTTGCCCCTGGTGGTTCACAGCGAACCCCAGGAGAACGAATGGCCCTATCCCGGCTTCTCCCAGGAACTGGTCGGGCTGAGCAAGGGCGACGAAAAAGAGGTCACCTACACCTACCCCGAAGACCACGAGCAAGACGAGGCATTGCAGGGTGCCACGATGATCTTTACCTTCGCCGTGGACGAGGTCAAGTCCCGCATCCTCCCCGAACTGAACGACGCGTTCGCACAGACGGTGAACAGCGAATACGAAACCATAGAAGACCTGCGCAAGGCCGTGCGAGAGTCCTTAGAGAATGAAAAGAAATCCCGCTACGATGAGGAATACGCCGCCAAAGCCATCAAAGCCCTGCTGGAAGAGGCCACGGTGAAGTATCCGCCCAAGATGGTGGAGGACGAACTGGACTTTCTGCTCAACGACCTGCGTGGTCAATTGGCCCGCCAGGGGATGAGCCTGGAAATGTACCTCAAGATGCGGGAGATGGACGAGGCGGCCTTGCGTGACGAGATGCGAGAAGAGGCCGAGCAGCGCGTGCGCGAGCGCCTGGTGGCCGAAAAACTGGGCGAACTCTGGCAAGTCGAGCCTTCCGAGGAAGAAGTCATGACCATGGCCCAGCAGCGCTGGCTGGAGATCGCCATGGGCATGGAGGAGAAACAGGCCCGCCAACTGGCCAAAGACAACGACTTCGTCCGCCGGTTAATCAGCAGCGTGGCGTATGACATCACCCTGGGACGGACGGTGGAGCGCCTGATGGCCCTGGCAAAAGGCGAGTTGGAAAACGAGGAGGCCAACGCCGAGGAAACCGAGTCCACCCCCGAAGGGGAAGACGCACCCCAAGAAACGGCCTCTTCCCCCGAGGGCCCGGAGTCCGGGAAAGCACCCCAGGGCCAAGACGAGCCCCCGGCTTCCGATGCCAGCGAATCCAAAGATTGACACCCCGGAGGTGGGTATGTTCAACCCCCAAGCCGTGATCCCCATGGTCATCGAGCAGACAGGGCGCGGTGAGCGTGCCTACGACATTTATTCCCTCTTGCTCAAGGAGCGCATCGTCTTCCTGGGTACGCCGATCAACGATCAGGTAGCCAATCTCATCGTGGCCCAGTTGCTCTTCCTCAACCGGGAAGACCCCGAAGCGCCGATTCAGATGTACATCAACTCACCGGGCGGGCAGATTTACGCCGGGCTGGCCATCTATGACACGATGCAGATGATCACCAACCCCATCAGCACCGTGGCCGTGGGCGTGACTGCCTCGTTCGGCACGGTGCTGCTGGCCGCCGGCACCAAAGGCCAGCGCTATGCCCTGCCCAACGCCACCATCCACATGCACCAGCCCCTGGGCGGCGCGCAAGGCCAGGCCACGGACATCGAGATCCAGGCCAAGGAGATCCTGCGGCTCAAAGAACGGCTGAACGAGATTTTATCGCACCACACCGAGCAGCCGCTGGATGTCATTGAGCGCGATACCGAGCGCGACTTCTACATGAGCGCCGAGGAAGCGACCAAGTATGGCCTGGTGGACAAGGTCCTCGAGCCGCCCAAGAAGTCCCAATAAAACGGCCAAGACAGGGGCAGTGAACACTGCCCCTGTGTTCTTACGGGGAGAAGGAGGCACCGCACCAAGGGGGGAAGGGGAACCC
Proteins encoded in this window:
- a CDS encoding dipeptidase; the encoded protein is MSREQALAYLEQHAERFLAELESFLRIPSISTLPEHKADMERTANWVAENLRAIGAENVQVFPTAGHPVVYGELRAVQPNAPTVLVYGHYDVQPAEPLEAWHSPPFEPTVRGERLYARGATDMKGQVIASLKAAEAAMHGGLPINLKFLIEGEEEVGSPNLAPFIAGHKDLLACDFCLNPDAGMIAPDLPTITYALRGLAYFELRVYGPKQDLHSGIYGGVVHNPAQALAELIAGMHDEQGRVTLPGFYDKVRPLDDEERAELARLPMDEAFYLAQTGAPALWGEAGYTPVERVGARPTLEVNGLYSGFIGEGAKTVLPAYAMAKISCRLVPDQDPDEVAAQMRAYLEQHAPPTIRWELEVMHGGPASITDRKSPWVQALAQAMEQVWGVRPAYKREGGSIPVVAQIQEILGKDSVLTGFGLPDGNLHAPNENLHLPTWRKGIMALVHFFYNLAD
- the tig gene encoding trigger factor, which produces MKVTTEIREDHQAHLTLTFEASEFERAKRRAARTLSRKVKIPGFRPGKAPYEVVVRYLGEAEVIEEAVDALLQEYYLKALDEVSLTPYAPGELEEVILEGTPVIKVRVPLAPEVELGNFEDLRLPYEPEPVTEEEVDQALESLREMHAVIEPVDRPVKIGDLVYITIRGQGQRPPKEGEEEPEEITLPARQLPLVVHSEPQENEWPYPGFSQELVGLSKGDEKEVTYTYPEDHEQDEALQGATMIFTFAVDEVKSRILPELNDAFAQTVNSEYETIEDLRKAVRESLENEKKSRYDEEYAAKAIKALLEEATVKYPPKMVEDELDFLLNDLRGQLARQGMSLEMYLKMREMDEAALRDEMREEAEQRVRERLVAEKLGELWQVEPSEEEVMTMAQQRWLEIAMGMEEKQARQLAKDNDFVRRLISSVAYDITLGRTVERLMALAKGELENEEANAEETESTPEGEDAPQETASSPEGPESGKAPQGQDEPPASDASESKD
- a CDS encoding ATP-dependent Clp protease proteolytic subunit; the protein is MFNPQAVIPMVIEQTGRGERAYDIYSLLLKERIVFLGTPINDQVANLIVAQLLFLNREDPEAPIQMYINSPGGQIYAGLAIYDTMQMITNPISTVAVGVTASFGTVLLAAGTKGQRYALPNATIHMHQPLGGAQGQATDIEIQAKEILRLKERLNEILSHHTEQPLDVIERDTERDFYMSAEEATKYGLVDKVLEPPKKSQ
- a CDS encoding ABC transporter ATP-binding protein, producing MASVTYDHVTKRFGEVVALNDLTLQINDKEFLVLVGPSGCGKTTALRCLAGLEEVTEGRILIDGQVVNDVPPKDRDIAMVFQSYALYPHMTVFDNMAFGLKLRKVPKDEIKRRVYEAAEILDIVHLLDRKPRQLSGGQRQRVAVGRAIVRNPKVFLFDEPLSNLDAKLRVQTRAELSKLHKRLQTTFIYVTHDQVEAMTMADRIAVMHQGVLQQVDTPQNLYDHPANMFVAGFIGSPAMNFFRGTLRQSEGHFYVDTGAFSVQVPDERKEAYQSYLNRSVILGVRPEHIHDPKYAPPGILGQPVEGRVEVTELMGNEIFVYLHAGDYSFIARVDPRSTYRMGEKGQVVFDMSQMHLFDPETEKAIPFQRVAQPA
- the alaS gene encoding alanine--tRNA ligase, producing MAKGKLTGDQIRATFLKFFESKGHTIVPSSSLVPGGDQTLLFTNAGMVQFKDVFLGLDKRPYTRATTVQRCMRVSGKHNDLENVGPSPRHHTFFEMLGNFSFGDYFKREAITWAYELLTEVYSLDPERLYFTVHHSDDEAFQIWVDEVGVPPERVARMGDKTNFWQMADVGPCGPTSEIHYDFFPERGQPQGEDLVRHLDDNPEDRFLEIWNLVFMQFNQAPDGTRTPLPATGVDTGMGLERITMILQGVDNSYDTDLFTPIMDRIQQLAGHTAAQRAEHLVAYRVVADHTRAATFLIGDGVVPGNEGRNYVCRMIIRRAARFGAKIGFTRPFIAQVAATVIERFGQVYPVVVERREVILNTITREEERFARTVESGLAHLEGLLRDLKAQGQRVLDGESAFRLYATYGLPMEITRDVAREQGLEVDDAGFHRAMEEHRLASGKGKAFGPLMEEDVHLYRNLLAELQAHGKLPTKGVKHDPYGGLETEGEVLALVKDRRPVEKAAPGDTVAVVLPETAFYVESGGQVSDTGTIVSVAEPRWEVRVTDTRRPVAGLIVHIGEVVRGEPRVGDRAIAAVDAARRKDIMRNHTATHLLHAALRSILGEHATQAGSLVAPDRLRFDFNHPEPLTREQLRRIEQWVNDAIAADYPVTATYKKREEAFAEGAVALFGEKYGEVVRTITIGGEEPISRELCGGTHLSRTADIGAFFIVSESSAAANVRRIEAVTGRGAYAFARHRLDLLDEAAERLKAPVEQVPSRVEALQEELAAARKEAASLRDRLAAGAFEAHLSNPPQVKGVPVLTALLPQADADTLRRMADRFRQKHPTGVAVLASAKGGRPLIVTAVSADLVKRGLRADELARFVARFVGGGGGGKPTLAQAGGKDPARLDEALAAIPDWVAERL
- a CDS encoding 2,3-bisphosphoglycerate-independent phosphoglycerate mutase, with amino-acid sequence MPAKYLKPLLQPNGSKIVLLVLDGLGGLPLRPGGVTELEYAHTPHLDRLAVEGTLGQTIPIAPGIIPGSGPAHLALFGYDPLHHPVGRGVLSALGVGLDVRPGDVAARGNFCTLDADGNIVDRRAGRIPSEEAAPLMERLAQITLPGVEVTVKQVKEYRFVIRLRGDGLSPALADTDPQRTGVPPLPVRPTEDTPEAKRTADLLNQWLARAREVLADHPRANGVTLRGFATNPQLPDFGAAYGLKPACVAVYPMYRGVAKLVGMEVITDLEGDTPADEFRTVARYWDDYDFFFVHIKKTDSKGEDGDFKGKAHVIEQVDQALPLLLDLKPDVLIVTGDHSTPAKWRSHSWHPVPTLLWAPLTARPDAQTEYGETACAQGGLGTFLAKEIMPLALAHAGRLTKFGA
- a CDS encoding MFS transporter; the protein is MLADLVTPERRPEAYALLRMANNLGVAVGPAIGGFLAAASYRLAFYAAAGGFVIYALLLLFAARETLPGQGRLAWDAVRRAALEYLQVAADHALRGILLAYLLAVMAAALMWIFLSLYLKTRFGIPESRFGWLATTNATLVVLFQFAVTRRVERFSSLRVMAAGATLYGLGIGSMALGRTFGHFWLSMVMVTLGEMLLVPTASAYVANLAPPDRRGRYMAALGLVWNLASGLVTPVGGWLSDRVHPASPWMAALVLGLAAAAVFLWQDRRTWKVTLPVSLSD
- a CDS encoding MFS transporter produces the protein MRNYPPQFWLMFVGMLLATLGASMLWPYLLIYASERLNAPLAQVGSLFTINAVMGLLAALLAGPVVDTWGRKGVLVISLLGAGACIWRWGGPPPGGPLRSSWRCGGCSRLSIAWAATPCWPIWSPPSAAPKPTLCCAWPTTWAWLWARR